Proteins co-encoded in one Anolis carolinensis isolate JA03-04 unplaced genomic scaffold, rAnoCar3.1.pri scaffold_9, whole genome shotgun sequence genomic window:
- the LOC134293620 gene encoding uncharacterized protein LOC134293620: MFMFPTVKVSGDITESLVCSFRSGCGELTLSQEYGHHPAVAVRRNMQVEDEELLGAGGGRSERATPEPDAEFHQLAALASSTAYAQPNGVTQRRGVVRGDSTGGEEGSPSPGPQRMVFLEERMSAMETTLAVMSRAMERLAVLAEPERGRELRASSMWDVSVGSSQGFADLPAPKGREMRKEPGARPKIQTSLTRVEESDDEGEKPPRIPATLPTETLVPLANAGRGTGPREAAAGPTGPQGGLRRAENWGLPPQGPLPRREELRIEFGGESSELDFFLTTVRGYMEDNAHTFRTESSRVRAIGAVLKRGAASWYVQLHARRDPCLGSLRRFMGALETRFRDPLEQIRAREKLKTVSQGQRSVSEYAEEFQCLAEKVPEWSAVTKIELFKEGLRREILSWAVHRDEPDTLRGWIQLAGRIETSLAQARRHRGGLQQRPQMKEGSRKEGSTPAGRRTEPTGNVSTSRRGCFVCGRLGHRAAECWQRKGEGGGPPKPRAVAGKRAEEEPPMRHHSGGLDEGEEDAMSEPCY; encoded by the exons atgttcatgtttcctacagtaaaagtttctggtgatatcacagagagtcttgtgtgttcattcaggagcggctgtggtgagctgacactaagccaagaatacggacaccatcccgctgtagcggtgaggcgtaacatgcaagtggaggatgaagagctcttgggcgcaggaggaggaaggtcggaaagggccactcccgagccggacgctgagttccaccagctggcggccctggcgtcatccaccgcttatgcccagccaaatggggtaacccagaggcgtggagtggtgcggggagacagcaccggaggagaggaaggttcaccttccccaggcccacaaaggatggtgtttctggaggagaggatgtcggcgatggagaccaccctggcagtgatgtcgagggcgatggagcgcctggcggttttggcggagccggagagaggaagggaacttcgggctagctcaatgtgggacgtgagcgtgggaagcagccagggctttgcagacctcccagcaccgaagggaagggaaatgcgaaaggagcccggtgcccggcccaagatccaaacaagcctgacgcgggtggaggagagtgacgacgaaggggaaaagcctccgagaatcccggctacgctcccaactgagaccctggtgcccctggcgaatgccgggcgtggcacagggccaagagaagcagcagcggggcccactggtccgcaagggggcttgcgacgggcggagaattggggattgccaccacagggacccctaccgagacgagaggaactaaggatcgagtttgggggagagtcctctgaactggattttttcctgaccacggtgaggggctatatggaggacaatgctcacacttttagaacggaatccagccgggtacgggccattggtgcagtgttgaagaggggagcggccagctggtacgttcaactgcacgcgcggcgcgacccatgtctggggtcactccgacgctttatgggggccctggagacccgtttccgagatccactggagcagatccgggcgagggagaagttgaagaccgtctcccaggggcagaggtcggtatctgagtatgcggaggagttccaatgcctcgctgaaaaggtgccggaatggtctgcagtaacaaagatagaactcttcaaagagggtctcaggcgggagatcctctcctgggcggtgcatcgtgatgagcctgacacactgcgcggatggattcagctggcggggcgcatcgagacatcgctggcccaggcgaggaggcaccgaggagggctacagcagcggccgcagatgaaagaggggagccggaaggagggatcaaccccagccgggaggagaacggagccgacagggaacgtgagcaccagcaggaggggctgcttcgtgtgcggccgtttgggccacagggctgccgagtgctggcagagaaaaggggaaggcggaggcccgcccaaaccaagagccgtggcagggaaacgcgccgaggaagaaccaccgatgaggcaccactcgggggggttg gatgaaggggaggaggacgccatgtcagaaccctgctactag